The following is a genomic window from Tripterygium wilfordii isolate XIE 37 chromosome 19, ASM1340144v1, whole genome shotgun sequence.
CTCAGTGATGAAAATGCAACAGTCAACTACAGAACCATGCTCACTCTACAAATTGACGGGGGCCTCCACATTCGTGCATCCCCAAGAACTGAAccctgcaatttcaaataatgcATAAAAATCAGGACCATGTCCCTTTGTTTTTCTGTATTGCAATAATCTGTTGATTAACCTGCTTTAACTTAAAGAAGGGAAAGTACATCAGTGGATCAATATCCATAGCAGATGCTAGCACCCTAATGTAATAGAAATTTCATGTTAGATGAAATGCAAATGGTCATTCCACCCGAAGGCTTACTATTTGCCTATTTGGTAGATCATGATTTTATATAAATTGTTGATGTTTGTTGACAGCACTGCAGCTCAATCGAACTTTTACCATGACGCTACCTCAATAGTAAGAGTCAATCAGTCATCCAGAAATGttaaagtaaataatatattaCACGGTCAGCACAATGAATAACCATTTCCTTCTGCGGAAAGGCTTGGAGACTTATAGTTTTATACATTTGGAATCAATAACCAGGGTCCCAGAACAGCATCATCTGGAAAGTTTACTGAACAATGACTAAATCCTATTATTGTGGACGAAATCTTTTACCTGCGACGAAAAGGAAGTTTTACCAAGATATTGAAGAAATTTATAGCTGCTGCCTTTAAAATCACTCCAGTAAGACTTGGTCATGTGGTTTGTAATGCTGCAACCTGTAGACAAACAGAAGAGATTCAAATAGGAATGCCAATATGCCAttcaaaaagcaagaaaaacagGTATCGCATTATTTCTTACTGATCAGTGACTCCATGTAAGTTTAAATGCCACTTCTGGAAAGCCCATTTCAAAGTAAAGTTCATGAGAGCATTCCGTCGAATACCTGGCAGATATTCAAGAACCTGCAAATGCTTATAAGATCAGAACTATGAGCAGCCATCGTTTTATATAGAATGGTAACACATTTTGGTTCAAAAATATAAACCACTTCGCATCCTGAATTAACCTTCAAAAAGTGGATTTTTTTCTGAAAAACAATCAGACTTGGATGTAAAGGTCATCCTTCTTGCACAGGAGCGGAGGCTGACGACAACTTCTTTATAGGCCACGGCCTTCTAGTTGTACACTACACACGTCCCAAGTCAAAGTACCGGAGAATTCGTCTACAGAGTTAAGAGTTAAGACAACAAAGGCCCGTGTTCGCGATCCAAGTCCAAATTTCTGAGCCCGTGTTTGCACTTCGAGTGCAGCCCAGGGCCAAATTTCTGTCCTGTCTAGTCCTTTGTCTTTGCAGGTAAAGCCCGCACATGTACTTGCAGTCCAGCCCAGTGGCCAATGTACTCCGACTCTGCAGCCCTGCTTAACTTTCTGCTATCGTCTCCGTAACAACATTATTGAAGAGCTAAAGCTGAGCTGGCCGAAGGATGCCGTGTATCAACTGCGAATTCATTAGAATCAGGgtttaatttttcaaaagaTGCTCTAAAATTTCAATATTCTTGAAGATTACCATATCAGAAGCATATCTCCAAAAGTcccaatgatatatatatatagaaagtaCAAGTGATACAATGGAGCGTATCTTCTTTCTTAAGAAAATACTGGCTGGAATTAGTTACGGTTTGGGTTTAGAATATTCAAATTGTGGTAGTAGTTGAATGCTGCGGAAATATTTTAATGGAGAGTTTATATACTAAACTGGCCACACAGGGTTGGGTTTGGATTTTCAATAAAGCCTCCCACTCATAACATTGTTGAATGTTGAATATGAGCATATTTTATTCTCCAGATTTGACATGTGATTTCATCCTCATCGGTTGATTCTATAATATTGATAgaatatatttaaattaatattaattgatGTAATCAATCATAATATCTgtgatatatattaataatcaaCCAAATACTCTAAGGTGTGTTTGTTTTCAATGTAATGCAATTGTAATAGGAATCCTATTACATGTGATTATCAATTTTACAATTTATGTTTAGTATTGATAATGTGAttactaaaaacaaaaaaattaaaattaaaccaTACATTGTCATGTAATGTGAATGCAATTAATATTACAACTACAAGGGTAATCAATCGGGTCCCAAAATCAATTaagaatttgattgattgatttcctCATCCACACAATCCTTTGAATAGAGACGTACCGTATAATAGAAATCAAGCAATTAGAATGATGTAGCCCCAAAGGTTTTTAAAAATTGGATATAAGTCTAGTGGTGATCAACCACTATAAAACTATTGTGTTGTCTACTATTCCATTGCATTCCCCATTCAATTATAAATTTCATTATAATCCACTCATGATTTTATGACAAATATTACAATTTTCATGTTTAAGTGCTTACATGACACACTCTTATTATTATTCCCTGTCCCTGTTGTGGGCCAAAGGAAAATGCAAGACATAGACATTCTAAGCCTCTTCTTAGTCCTTAGTCATCTTCATTGCAAACTTGTCCCGTAGCCACAATTTTCATGAAATTGTAGGGTTTCATTGACCTTTACATCCTCACTTTAACACTTACTTTTTAACATAGGACAAAAATAATTAGTACTCAAAACACAAGAATTCCTGCCCGGTGGCCCTGTCCCAACTTCAAAAGCAAAGTCACATGGTCACACTGATAAGTGAAGGTCATAAAATCTCATATGCTCATCTAAATTACTCACTTAAAATACGTATCACGTTTTAAGGGTatggatgagtgaaatgacaagtgaagTCCACTactttgggtctcacatgtttcaaatcaatggtgaaaacatagaTGTTTATTTTAAGTGCGTGTTGGAGAATTTCTCAAGTGAAGGTTTTTTAAAATCTTTAGTAACTTTAACATTTAACATTTACTTGCAATTAAGAATTCATTTCATCGCAATTCACAAATGTAAAAGTAAGTACAAATTATTTCATAATGCAGGCAGCAATAGGCATAGAGTTTTCCATACTGTTAAGATAATAATGAACTCTGATCTCTGCTGCCCTTTGGGTGCCAAAATGGGTCAAAATGCAGACCAATTGAAGAGATCAATGGCAGCCCCTTGGATTTCACAATTTGAATCCTGACAATCTGACCATGAACAAGTCCTTTTTCAAGCCTGTGAAGCCTCTTGTACCCAACTGTGGTTCCATCGGCAACTTTTTTACCATCCACATAAATTTTATGCTCTTTGATCCTCTGACCAAGTCCAATAGCTTCTTGAATTCTAAtcacattaaatctcaaccctCCATTTGTCCCTCTAATTTCTATCCACTGCTCATGATCATTGTCATCATCACTAGGAGCCCAGTATGTCCACAAATGGTCATTATCTAGTACATTTTCTggtccaaacccaccatctttgCCTCCTCGTTGGCTACTAGCTTTAATGTAGCAATTCTCAGCCAAATTGGTTGAAAATGTTGTGGTGATTGCACTTCTAAATTCCTTCAATCTCTGAACATCTGGTTCCGATATAAGGCCGGTGGAGTTGGGTGGCACATTGAGTAACATCACACAATTCCTTCCCACTGAATTGTAATAAATCTCAAGTAACTGGCTTAGTCTCTTTGGTGATTCTGATTTGTGCCAAAACCATCCATCCCGGATGGACACATCACATTCTGCCGGCACCCAATCTGTCCCTTTCGGATCCCCGGTGTTGAGATAACTACACCAATATTCAAATATAGTGGTTGAAAATCTATTGACATGCAATTTAAGCTCAAACCACAAATGCAAATGGGTTACAGCTTAGAAACCTAAATATGGTTAGTCAATAGTACTGATGGTGCATGGTGTGTCTAAATTAAACGTGGTTACAAAGTGGCCGTCCAGTTACTTTAAAAAAGATTCTAAGTCTTTTGTGGCTTACAATATCAACAAAAGTGCTTTTCAGGCAATAATGTATAGTTGCAGCACGTAATTGTGACGTCAAAATTAATATAGAATCTGATTCAATAGAGAATATAAGGTGTTTGATATATTGTCTTGAAGAATATTTATTACTTACTCCTCAATGCTTGCATTTCCAATAGACAGTGAAGTCCCATTGATGGTGGACCAGGAAGTATTTCCTGCGAAACCCTTCTCATTCCCCACCCATCTCACATCCGGGCCGGCGTCGGAGAATATATTTATGGAGCTCTGCAATTCCTTCACCATTGAGAACCAATCGCTGAAATAGTATGACATGTTTGGTGCATTTGAACCCTTTGCCCCATCAAACCATATTTCTCTAACGCTTCCATATCTAATTACAaccaatataataataaaaaatgtaagAACGAGTTATAtataaatttcaaacaaacccaaaaagCTAGAAAAGGTTCATTTGGATTTCTTACCTTTCAAGTAGTTCTTGAAGTTGAGCCAAGTAGTATTCATTGTACTCCAAATCGTGAGCATATCTCCGATCATGCCGATCCCATGGAGAGAGGTACAATCCAACATCAACACCACCAACAGCCTTAGCTGCATTGACTAATTCTTGCACAACATCTCCATGGCCATTTTTCCAAGGACTACTGATAACAGAATGATCTGTGTACTTAGAAGGCCACAAGCAAAATCCGTCATGGTGTTTCGCGGTTAGGATCATGAGATCGAATCCTGCCTGAGTGGCCACATCAACCCATTGATTCGCGTTAAGACCGACCGGATTAAATATAGCCGGACTTTCATGGCCGGTGCCCCATTCGGAGTCCGTGAATGTATTGATTCCGAAATGAAGGAACATTATGAGCTCCCTTTGTTGCCATTTCAATTGGGAATATGAAGGAAGAGGAAGTATAGGTAAAGGTGGAGTTGGCACTTTCTGTTTCTGTCGCGAAATGGCAAGTTGGGACAATTGAAGTAATGTGAGAACCCATAGAAAGAGCCTTAGCAGCTTGGTCATAATTTTTAGCTCCAAAGCTGAGAGGTTGGGtggtctttgttgtttttgtggaCAATATATGTTCAGAATTATGAGATGGGGAAATATATAAAAGATATATAATGGGTATAAGAGATGTGATGGggaaatatatagatatatgatgGGGATAAGAGACCAAACAAAAGCAGGAGGTAAGATTCTTTGAAAGGAGAGCCAAGCCAAAGAGTTTGTGAACAATGTTTTGATTGggaattttgttttgttgtgtgTATTATGTGCTTTTCTGCTGTTGCTATCATTCACGGGTAGCGGTTGTTATGTATGCTTTGTGTAGACGTTGATTACGCACAGAAAACTGATAATATTCCTAAAAAAGGTATGGATATTACTTACCAGTTGACCTAgacctaattaacttcaaaggAAAGTTGAATATGCGTAGTATTTACACAAGGTAATTAAACTGATCAAATCCCGCCAGAAAAGTTAAATACCTTTTAATTGCCGAAAATTCCAAATCAATATTTTGATAAATGATAATATACCGTATAGGATGTTAGGGATTTGGGGCTccgcaattcatttaaaatagtaaaatttataatttgaatccaataGTTTAGGAGGTGCGTCAAAtcatatcacatttttgttttttcattcttAAAACATGTATGACTTTTTTTTCATCATTAAATGTGAATTATAAACTTTAGAGAATTAAAATAGGGAAGGGGGAAAGAAAACAATATTTCGGATTtcgaagattttttttaaatgtcatTCACGAATCACGGGTGGTGATTGTTGTGTATGCTTGTGTAGATTTAGTCTTAAAAAGatttaattccattatttatttttcagatTTGTTTCAGTCATGCTTTTATGACACATTTTACTCTGAATTTTGACTGATTTGAGCTGACATGGAAAAATAATgtggattttctttttaaaaaaataaaggaaaatacaAATTAAAGGAAAAACTGTGTTGAGTCCCAGTCTCGCTGACCGTCCCGACCTACCACTTAAAGGCCAAAGAATCACCGTCTCGTCGAAAAGTTCCAAAGCATTGGGGATGAGTTACGTTGGAGGAATATATGTAGGATTTGGGATTAACTTTGGATTTCTCGGTGGTCGAAAGCGACCTTGAAAATCTTGGGCCTGAATACAGCAAAACATATTTGATGGGGAAGTAGTTGTTGTCAAAGAATATTTGATGGGGAAGTAGCTGTTGTCAACAATATTCTTTGTTCGGAAATACTACATGTCCATATTggtatgaggagaagtgtgaggAGCATTTAATATTATAGACAATTAttgacaccaaaattatggacacatgtcattttgattcttttgttagtattgaagaaaaaaacggaagcactacatgtccataatctATACAAAATGGTCttccacacttctcctcatgccacctagattatggacaattatgaacATTAAAATTATGTAACTTTGGTGGTATGTGAATTGTTGATGAAAGTAAATGTGGACAGCTGGACAAGTGACTACAAATGCATGGCAtgaaagaaatggaaaaagATTGACTGGGATTATTccatcaatttcatcaaatctGCACCATTGAATGGTGGGGTGTGGTGTTGTCAAATTCAATACAATCATGTATTGAATGGCAGAGATTTGGTGAAATTGGCTGGACTAATTCCATCTCCCCTATTCCGAAAGAAACATTAAATTGGGACAATGGTTGGCTGGCCAAGACGTGTACCCTTCATTGGGAAATCGAAGCCAATCATTGCAAGCTCATGCTGGCTAGCTTTCAACATTCAAATTTGCAATTTCAATTCAACAAAAAGTCAGTTTTGACATTTACTTACAATGAGGATTTCACTGCAAGTGAATAAGTAAGGATTATTCAGTAAAAGATATTCACTGGTCTTTTGGGTTCCAAAAGGGGTCGAAATGAAGACCAATAGAAGAGATAAATGGCATCCCCTTCGATTTCATAATCAGGATCCTCACAGTTTGACCCTGAACAACACCATTTTCGAGCCTGTGAAGCTTCTTGTACCCCACTGTGGTTCCATTGGCAATTCTTTTACCGTCCAAATAAATTTCATGCTCCATGATCCTCTGACCAAGTCCAATAGCTTCTTGAATTCTGACCACGTTAAATCTCAGCCCTCCATTTGTCCCGCTGATCTCTATCCACTGCTCATCACTCTCATTATCTTCACTGGGAGCCCAATATGTCCATAAATGGTCATTATCTAGCACATTTTCAGGTGCAAACCCGTCACCTTTGCCTCCTCTTTGGCCACTGGCTTTGACGCTACAAGTCTCAGCCAAATTGGTTGAAAATATTGTGTCAATAGCACTTCCAAATTCTTTAAGTCTCTGGACATCTGTTTCAGGGAATAGGCCAGTGGAATTTGGGGGCACGTTGAGTAACATCACACAATTCCTTCCCACTGTAGTGTAATATATCCCAAGTAACTCGCTTAATGTCTTTGGTGACTCTGATTTATGCCAAAACCATCCGGGTCGGATCGAAACAGGGCATTCTGGTGGTATCCAATCTGTCCCTTTCGGATCCCCGATGTTTTGATAACTACATTATTGAAAAAGAACAATAGGAATTGACAAATCGTTAATAGAATTAGAGAAGATAAGGTGCTTGACTGGCTAAGCTTTGAATAATTAGTTACCCAATAACGCTTGCATTTCCAATTGACAGTGAAGTCCGATTGATCGGAGACCAGCAGGTACTTCCGGCAACACCCTTCTCGTTCCCCGGCCACCTTAAATCCGGACCGGCATCGGACATTATATTCATGGAACTCTGGAACTCTTTCATCTTGGAGAACCAATCACTGAAGTAGTATGTGATGTATGGTTCATTAGCACCCTTTGCTCCATCAATCCATACTTCTTTGACACTCCCATAACTAAGTTCAAgccaaaaaagaaattaataatactaataaaaaaaaaagaagcagaacTGTTTATGTGCATTACCGACTTGTTAAGTAGTTCTTGAAGTTGAGAGACGTAGTATTCATTGTACTCCAAGTCATGACCGTATCTGGGATCATGCCGATCCCACGGGGAAAGATAAAATCCGATATCAATTCCACCATGCGCCTTAGCTGCATTCACAAATTCTTGAACAACATCTCCATGACCATTTTTCCAATGACTATTAATAACTGAATGATCTGTGTACTTGGAAGGCCACAAGCAAAAGCCATCGTGGTGTTTTGCAGTTAAGATTATGAAATCAATTCCTGCCTGAGCAGCTGCATCAATCCACTGTTTGGCGTCGAGACCAATTGGATTGAAAATAGCGGGATTTTCGTGGCCGGAGCCCCATTCGTTGTCCGTGAATGTATTGACTCCGAAATGAATAAACATTATGAGCTCCCTTTGTTGCCATTGCAGCTGGGAATACGTAGGAATGGGCAGTATTGGTAATGGTGGTGTTGATACTTGCCCCTTTATTGAAATGGAAAGTTGGGACAATTGAAGTAATGTGAGCACCAACAAAGAGAGCCATAGATTGGCCATAATTTAGCTCTCAAGTTTTAGCTTTGTTGGTTAATTTAATGTTAAGAATGGTGAGATGGGGAGTACATACAGGCTTAAGAGGCCAATCAAAGCAAGGAAGGTGAGATTCCTTTcaatattattcgttttgggTTATTcggttctcgtggatacatcagatccgcatgattttatttttcttcgacCTTGTCACCTAATGGTACTTGAGGCCCAACAAAAGGTCTTATTGATGGAGAAGGGGTGagactttgcttataaatcacATGTGCTTGGCTTTATCAAAACAATGCCGGACATTTTTAACAATTCTTGACAAGTTTTGTTCTTTATACACTGATGTTACCAGTGGTGCTCTGATGTTGCTATCATTCACGGGTGGCCACTGGCCATTATGTAGATTATGATTACACAGACTACATACCTAAAAGCATAGCGATTATTCACAATATGATTATGGATTATgcctataaaaaataaataaatatgtatatgGATTACTTAATATCCACAAACGACACCAAGAAGAGGTGAATCTCTGCACGCCACCTTTCACAGATAACACTTCCACAGAAGACAACTCAAACTCACAAGTCACTGCAATGTTTAATGTGTATACATAGAAAGCAACCGTACACAGTTTTCTTGCGCACACTTGTAGTACGTAC
Proteins encoded in this region:
- the LOC119985155 gene encoding alpha-L-fucosidase 1-like, producing the protein MTKLLRLFLWVLTLLQLSQLAISRQKQKVPTPPLPILPLPSYSQLKWQQRELIMFLHFGINTFTDSEWGTGHESPAIFNPVGLNANQWVDVATQAGFDLMILTAKHHDGFCLWPSKYTDHSVISSPWKNGHGDVVQELVNAAKAVGGVDVGLYLSPWDRHDRRYAHDLEYNEYYLAQLQELLERYGSVREIWFDGAKGSNAPNMSYYFSDWFSMVKELQSSINIFSDAGPDVRWVGNEKGFAGNTSWSTINGTSLSIGNASIEDYLNTGDPKGTDWVPAECDVSIRDGWFWHKSESPKRLSQLLEIYYNSVGRNCVMLLNVPPNSTGLISEPDVQRLKEFRSAITTTFSTNLAENCYIKASSQRGGKDGGFGPENVLDNDHLWTYWAPSDDDNDHEQWIEIRGTNGGLRFNVIRIQEAIGLGQRIKEHKIYVDGKKVADGTTVGYKRLHRLEKGLVHGQIVRIQIVKSKGLPLISSIGLHFDPFWHPKGSRDQSSLLS
- the LOC119986205 gene encoding alpha-L-fucosidase 1-like, which encodes MANLWLSLLVLTLLQLSQLSISIKGQVSTPPLPILPIPTYSQLQWQQRELIMFIHFGVNTFTDNEWGSGHENPAIFNPIGLDAKQWIDAAAQAGIDFIILTAKHHDGFCLWPSKYTDHSVINSHWKNGHGDVVQEFVNAAKAHGGIDIGFYLSPWDRHDPRYGHDLEYNEYYVSQLQELLNNYGSVKEVWIDGAKGANEPYITYYFSDWFSKMKEFQSSMNIMSDAGPDLRWPGNEKGVAGSTCWSPINRTSLSIGNASVIGYQNIGDPKGTDWIPPECPVSIRPGWFWHKSESPKTLSELLGIYYTTVGRNCVMLLNVPPNSTGLFPETDVQRLKEFGSAIDTIFSTNLAETCSVKASGQRGGKGDGFAPENVLDNDHLWTYWAPSEDNESDEQWIEISGTNGGLRFNVVRIQEAIGLGQRIMEHEIYLDGKRIANGTTVGYKKLHRLENGVVQGQTVRILIMKSKGMPFISSIGLHFDPFWNPKDQ